The Flavobacterium sp. N2270 genome contains the following window.
ATTGATAACTTTAGAACAGACGAAGGAGCTTCTCTTGAAAAAGAATTTCAATTGCGTATAACAAATATTCGCTCTTATATGGAACAAGCTTTAGTATTGGACCCCGAAAGAGTACAAAACATTAAAGACCGCCTTTTTACAGCTATAGAAGAACTAAAAGTTACTGTTGACGAAAACCGTTTTGAGCAAGAGTTAATTTATTATCTAGAAAAATTAGACATAACTGAAGAAAAAGTTCGTTTAACGAATCATTTAGACTATTTCTTAGAAACTATGAATAATGAGGGCGCTTTAGGTAGAAAACTAGGTTTCATTACTCAAGAGATGGGAAGAGAAATCAACACTATGGGTTCAAAATCGAACCATGCAGAAATGCAAAAATTAGTGGTAATGATGAAAGATGAATTGGAAAAAATTAAAGAACAAGTTCTAAACGTTCTTTAAAAAAGTTACAAAAACAACAACACAATGACTAAAGGAAAATTATTGGTATTCTCTGCACCCTCTGGTTCAGGAAAAACGACTATAGTTAAACATTTATTAGCTCAACCTGATTTAAATCTTGAATTTTCTATTTCTTGTACCACTCGTGAACCAAGAGGAGAAGAAATTCATGGAAAAGATTACTACTTTATTTCTTGGGAAGAATTTAAAAAACACATAAAAGCCGAAGATTTTGTAGAATGGGAAGAAGTATACACCGATAACTTCTATGGAACTTTACAAAAAGAAGTAGAACGTATTTGGGCTCTTGGCAAACATGTTATTTTTGATATTGATGTAGCGGGCGGATTACGAATCAAAAGTAAATTTCCAGAAGAAACTTTAGCTGTTTTTGTAAAACCACCAAGTGTTGATGAGTTAAAACGTAGACTTAAAGAACGTTCTACAGAAAGTGATGATAAAATTAATATGCGAATTGCTAAAGCACACGTAGAATTAGCAACTGCTCCTCAATTTGATAAAATTATTAAAAACTACGATTTAGATACTGCTAAACAAGAAGCTTATCAATTGGTTAAAGATTTTGTTTCAAAATAGTAATTAGTAATATCATGAAAATCGGATTGTATTTCGGAACATTTAACCCTATTCACATTGGACATTTAATTATAGCCAATCATATGGCGGAACATTCTGATTTAGACCAAATTTGGATGGTGGTTACACCTCATAATCCTCACAAAAAAAAGAATACACTTTTAGACGATTACCATCGTTTAGAAATGGTGCATTTGGCCACTAAAGAGTATACAAAAATTCAACCTTCTGATATTGAATTTAAGTTAACCCAACCAAATTATACGGTAAATACTTTGGCTCATTTACAAGAAAAATTTCCTAAATATGAATTTTCTTTAATTATGGGCGAAGACAATCTAAATTCGCTTCATAAATGGAAAAACTATGAAGTTATTCTTAATAATCATAACGTTTATGTTTATCCTAGATTAAATTCTGGTGAAATGGATGACCAATTTGCTAATCATCCAAAAATTCACAGAATTGGTGCTCCAGTAATTGAATTATCTTCTACATTTATTCGCGAAAGCATTAAAAACGGAAAAAATATTGTTCCCATGTTACCGAAAGAGGTTTGGGAATATGTGGAGCATAATTTGTTTTATAAGAAGTAATGTTAACTTAAAATATAAGCACTAATTTCTTCTTTCATTTCATTCAAAACGATATTCAAAGCATCATTTTTTCGAGATAGTATATAGATTTCTGTAGAAGGCATTTTAGCACTATCCCAAATTAATTGTAACTGATTATTTTTTAAATACGGTTTTGCATTAATATCCCAAACTACTGAAACACCTGAATTTTCAACTAATGTAGACAACATTTCCGATTCAGATGGAATGATATAATTAGAAACCATTGAAGGTCTTTTTTTATCAAATACATGCAACCAAAATAATTTTACATGAGGAATTCTAGCATCAAAATTATACCACTTTTGTTGATTTAACCAATTTTCGATGGTCGTATAATTTTCTTTTTTGATTTCTTTCTTAACATCTTTTAAATCTAAATCGTTACTCGCAACGACGATTTGTTTTATTTTACCTAATTCTTTCTGAACCGTATCAAAAGTGTCAAACTTTTTGGTAACAATGGCAAAGTCTATTTTTTTATCATTCACTAAACTGAATAATTCATCATTTTCTCCATAAGTGAAATCAATAAAATCGAATTTTGAAATTAACTTTGTTCCAATACTAGCAAATAAATGTTTTGATATTCCGATAGAAACTAACTTGTTTGAACTAAATGCTTTTTCACGGAAACCATTTTCCACACTTTCCAAACGGTCTAAAGCTTCAATAATTAAATTGTTTAGTAATTTTGCATACTCAGTTGGCTCCACACCTTTTGATTTTCTATTGAATAATTTATAACCTACATGTGCTTCTAACATGGCTATTTGCTGACTTACTGCAGGTTGACTGATAAATAATTCTTTTGCTGCTTGCGAAAAATTTCCGTTTTTATAAACAGATTTAAAAGTTCTGTACCATTCTAAATTTACCATGATATAAATATATTTATCACAAACATAATTTAAATTATTTTTGCTAATACCACATTAGTCGTAATTTTGTAAAAAATATAACAAAACATGAAACGCATAGCATTAGCATTAATCGTAATTTTGACAGTAAGTTGTAAAGACAAAGAAAATACAACTGAAACAACACAAGAAAGTCAAATAACAAAAAAAGAAACTATGAAAAAGGTATTATTTGTATTAACTAGTCACGAAGACTTAGGAAACACAGGAGAAAAAACAGGGTTTTGGATAGAAGAATTTGCAGCACCTTATTATGAATTAGCAGATAAAGGAATCGAAATTACAATTGCATCACCTAATGGCGGACAACCTCCAATTGACCCAAAAAGTGCTGATCCAAGTTCAGCGACTGAAGACACTAAAAGATTTAATGGTGATGCTGCATTACAACAAAAATTAGCAAAAACAGTTAAATTAGCTGATATTAATGAAGCGGATTATGATGCTGTATTCTATCCAGGTGGACATGGACCATTATGGGATTTAGTATCTGACAAAAATTCAATATCTTTAATCGAATCTTTTTACACAAATAACAAACCAGTTGCTTTTGTATGTCACGCTCCAGCGGTATTAAAAAATGTAAAAGTAAGTGGTGAATATTTAGTGAAAGGTAAAAAAGTAACTGGTTTTACTAATGAAGAAGAGGAAGCAGTTGGTTTAACCAAAGTAGTTCCTTTCTTATTAGAAGATGCTTTAAAAGCTAATGGTGCAGCATACAGTAAAGGTGAAAATTGGGCGCCTTATGCTGTTGAAGACGGCTTGTTAATTACAGGACAAAATCCGGCTTCTTCTAAATTAGTAGCTCAAAAATTATTAGAACAATTAAAAAAATAAAAAAATGAACAATTTCGAATTATATAATCCAGTAAATTATGTCTTTGGAAAAGGACAAATTGAAAAATTAAAAGACTTAGTACCTTCAAACACAAAAATTCTTATCGCTTACGGTGGTGGAAGTATCTTCAAAAATGGTGTTTATGACCAAGTAAAAGCTGCTTTAGGAACACAATTTGAAGAAAATAATATTGTAGAATTTGGTGGAATAGAACCAAATCCAAGATATGAAACCTTAATGAAAGCTGTTGCAATTATCCGCGATCAAAAAATCGGATTCGTTTTAGCAGTTGGTGGTGGAAGTGTAATTGACGGTACAAAATTTATTTCTGCAGCCGTTAATTATAAAGGTGATGCTGCTGAAATTTTACGAAAAAGAATATTATTTACAGATTTAGCAGAAGTAATTCCTTTTGGAACGGTTTTAACGTTACCAGCAACAGGTTCAGAAATGAATTCAGGAGCAGTAGTAACCATTAATGAAACACAAGAAAAATTAACTTTAGGTGGAAGTGCTTTGTTTCCAAAATTCTCTATCGTTGATCCAACAGTAATTACATCTTTACCAAAACGTCAATTACAAAATGGAGTTGTTGATGCTTTTACGCACGTAATGGAACAATACTTAACGTATACTCATGATGCACTTTTACAAGACAGAATTGCAGAGGGAATTTTACAAACATTAGTAGAAATTGGACCAAAAGTAGTTGAAAATCCAACCGACTATAAATTGGCTTCTAATTTTGTTTGGTCTGCAACTATGGCTTTAAACGGATTAATCCAAAAAGGTGTTCCTTCCGATTGGGCAACGCATATGATTGGTCATGAATTAACCGCTTTATACGAAATTGATCATGCGAGAACATTAGCGATTATTGGTCCAAACTTATATAAAGTAATGTTTGAAACTAAAAAAGACAAATTAGCACAATTTGGAAAACGCGTTTGGAACATACAAGAAGGTTCAACAGAAGAAATAGCTAAAAAAGCAATTGAAAAAACAGTTGAATTTTTCCACACTATGGGAATGAAAACTAAATTATCTGAAAACACAGATGACTATGCAAAAACGGCAGACTTCATTGTAAATCGTTTTGAAGAAAGAGGTTGGAAAGCTTTAGGAGAAAAACAAAACATTACTCCAGAAAAAGTAAGAGAAATTGTAGAAATGAGCTATTAAACAACTCATTTTATAGCAACAAAAAAGCGTTTAAAATATTTTAAACGCTTTTTTTACAACTTAAAATAGATAACCTAAACCATTCACAAAGTTGAAACAATTTAAAACAAAACGAAATAATAAAAATTAAATTGCTCAATTCTTAAACTTTAACATTTTTTAAAAATGTTTAGCTTCTTAATCACTTTTTAATATTGAAACTATTTCTTTACCTTTGAATTTCCAAAAAAATGGAACTACAATGGAAAAAAATCCAAAATTTGCAGTTATAGGCGGAGGAAGTTGGGCTACTGCTATTGCAAAAATGCTTTGTGAAAACCAAACTGAAATTGCATGGTACATGAGAAGTACTTATGCTGTTGAACATATTAAACACCAATATCATAACCCTAATTACTTAAGTTCAGTAGAGTTTGATGTTAAAAAACTAAAACTTACAAATGATATTAATGAAGCTGTAGCTTATGCAGATTATATCATATTTGCTATTCCTTCTGCTTTTTTAAGTGGTGAATTGGAGAATCTAACTCAAAGTTTAGAAGGAAAAGTAATATTTTCAGCAATTAAAGGAATTGTTCCTGAAACAAGCTTAATTGTTGGTGAACATTTTCATCAAAAATTCAACGTTCCATACGAAAATATAGGCGTTTTAACTGGTCCTTGTCATGCTGAAGAGGTTGCAATGGAGAGGTTATCTTATTTAACTTTAGCTTGTGGTGATAAAGAAAAGGCCAAATTAATGGCAAAAAACGTAAGTTCAGATTATATAAAAACTAAAACTTCAGACGATATAATTGGCACAGAATATGCCGCAATGTTAAAAAACATTTATGCAATTTCTGCTGGTATTGCACATGGTTTAGGTTATGGAGATAACTTTCAATCGGTTTTGATGAGTAATGGAATTCGCGAAATGAAAAAATTCATTAGTAAAGTTCATAAAATGAAACGTAACATTAATAATTCGGCTTACTTAGGTGATTTATTAGTAACAGGCTATTCTGTTTTTTCTAGAAATAGAATGTTTGGAAACATGATTGGCAAAGGATACACTGTAAAATCGGCACAAATGGAAATGAGTATGGTGGCTGAAGGGTATTACGCAACTAAAAGTGCTTATTTGTTAAATCAAAAGCACGGAGCAAAAACGCCAATTATTGATGCTGTTTATGCTATTTTATATGAAGGAAAAGAGCCAAAAGCTGTGTTTAAAAAACTAGCAGATAAATTAGATTAATTTTTTTCGAAATTAGTCGTCATATACAAAAACAGACTTAACAATTTGAAATTCAAAAAGTTAGTCTGTTTTTTGTTTTTTGACAATTCTTTATAAAACACTGATTTTCAGCCAA
Protein-coding sequences here:
- a CDS encoding type 1 glutamine amidotransferase domain-containing protein, which codes for MKRIALALIVILTVSCKDKENTTETTQESQITKKETMKKVLFVLTSHEDLGNTGEKTGFWIEEFAAPYYELADKGIEITIASPNGGQPPIDPKSADPSSATEDTKRFNGDAALQQKLAKTVKLADINEADYDAVFYPGGHGPLWDLVSDKNSISLIESFYTNNKPVAFVCHAPAVLKNVKVSGEYLVKGKKVTGFTNEEEEAVGLTKVVPFLLEDALKANGAAYSKGENWAPYAVEDGLLITGQNPASSKLVAQKLLEQLKK
- a CDS encoding YicC/YloC family endoribonuclease; protein product: MIQSMTGFGKAFLQLPNKKITVELKSLNSKGLDLNVRTPSIYREMELQIRNTIAQKLERGKIDFSLYIEVTGEETSAKINVPIIKGYMKQMQEVISNADETELMKMAVRMPDALKTEREELDKEEWKHIESVINEALTNIDNFRTDEGASLEKEFQLRITNIRSYMEQALVLDPERVQNIKDRLFTAIEELKVTVDENRFEQELIYYLEKLDITEEKVRLTNHLDYFLETMNNEGALGRKLGFITQEMGREINTMGSKSNHAEMQKLVVMMKDELEKIKEQVLNVL
- a CDS encoding iron-containing alcohol dehydrogenase, whose translation is MNNFELYNPVNYVFGKGQIEKLKDLVPSNTKILIAYGGGSIFKNGVYDQVKAALGTQFEENNIVEFGGIEPNPRYETLMKAVAIIRDQKIGFVLAVGGGSVIDGTKFISAAVNYKGDAAEILRKRILFTDLAEVIPFGTVLTLPATGSEMNSGAVVTINETQEKLTLGGSALFPKFSIVDPTVITSLPKRQLQNGVVDAFTHVMEQYLTYTHDALLQDRIAEGILQTLVEIGPKVVENPTDYKLASNFVWSATMALNGLIQKGVPSDWATHMIGHELTALYEIDHARTLAIIGPNLYKVMFETKKDKLAQFGKRVWNIQEGSTEEIAKKAIEKTVEFFHTMGMKTKLSENTDDYAKTADFIVNRFEERGWKALGEKQNITPEKVREIVEMSY
- a CDS encoding NAD(P)H-dependent glycerol-3-phosphate dehydrogenase, with translation MEKNPKFAVIGGGSWATAIAKMLCENQTEIAWYMRSTYAVEHIKHQYHNPNYLSSVEFDVKKLKLTNDINEAVAYADYIIFAIPSAFLSGELENLTQSLEGKVIFSAIKGIVPETSLIVGEHFHQKFNVPYENIGVLTGPCHAEEVAMERLSYLTLACGDKEKAKLMAKNVSSDYIKTKTSDDIIGTEYAAMLKNIYAISAGIAHGLGYGDNFQSVLMSNGIREMKKFISKVHKMKRNINNSAYLGDLLVTGYSVFSRNRMFGNMIGKGYTVKSAQMEMSMVAEGYYATKSAYLLNQKHGAKTPIIDAVYAILYEGKEPKAVFKKLADKLD
- a CDS encoding LysR family transcriptional regulator, whose translation is MVNLEWYRTFKSVYKNGNFSQAAKELFISQPAVSQQIAMLEAHVGYKLFNRKSKGVEPTEYAKLLNNLIIEALDRLESVENGFREKAFSSNKLVSIGISKHLFASIGTKLISKFDFIDFTYGENDELFSLVNDKKIDFAIVTKKFDTFDTVQKELGKIKQIVVASNDLDLKDVKKEIKKENYTTIENWLNQQKWYNFDARIPHVKLFWLHVFDKKRPSMVSNYIIPSESEMLSTLVENSGVSVVWDINAKPYLKNNQLQLIWDSAKMPSTEIYILSRKNDALNIVLNEMKEEISAYILS
- the nadD gene encoding nicotinate (nicotinamide) nucleotide adenylyltransferase, with protein sequence MKIGLYFGTFNPIHIGHLIIANHMAEHSDLDQIWMVVTPHNPHKKKNTLLDDYHRLEMVHLATKEYTKIQPSDIEFKLTQPNYTVNTLAHLQEKFPKYEFSLIMGEDNLNSLHKWKNYEVILNNHNVYVYPRLNSGEMDDQFANHPKIHRIGAPVIELSSTFIRESIKNGKNIVPMLPKEVWEYVEHNLFYKK
- the gmk gene encoding guanylate kinase codes for the protein MTKGKLLVFSAPSGSGKTTIVKHLLAQPDLNLEFSISCTTREPRGEEIHGKDYYFISWEEFKKHIKAEDFVEWEEVYTDNFYGTLQKEVERIWALGKHVIFDIDVAGGLRIKSKFPEETLAVFVKPPSVDELKRRLKERSTESDDKINMRIAKAHVELATAPQFDKIIKNYDLDTAKQEAYQLVKDFVSK